Proteins encoded together in one Balaenoptera ricei isolate mBalRic1 chromosome 2, mBalRic1.hap2, whole genome shotgun sequence window:
- the SAMD15 gene encoding sterile alpha motif domain-containing protein 15 — translation MVEAWARRLVCVTDEVPEDYDSGPGEDEDLQPERPKLQSLKVTEDVEPGSMTEAVPELPVETDQEPQPETEEEGFKEETPASAKNIHLRLKPTWTSEEEAPHKSKTDLSSEIELGIPKKVKSETSRQIEVELFKDLEVPVDEKRGEPEEEAKPDVAEDILRKETEVPGATISETRLELLEGTKPAVWEESLREQYGRTGLEPTEQTKPEFPSEKPRKSIEEADLQPPKMTTPEIPEETQSKSPEEKRTEPPGQAKPEFPEEEPSMSTEETQRKSTEEKIPEPLEEIKSEFSEEKSRKPIEETVLEPSGKTKPEVQEETQRKSTAEKVLEPPEDTKPPDQKDKQKKSTEETGLAPSQKSRSEETLRESTEEKVPEPPEQTKPEFPKKEPRKSTEETGQVPPQKIIPEVQEKTQTEPTKTIDSELPYKAKPLLRRETRVEFAKEDRPEPIRLTHSVDRDEPEYSDYQTRKLLVKETKDVSKDSVLESLPISEVDSVNTDYEFSKELQNLFQPSDTNYEFYSYFSESQRNLKESSNEKKDLSPVSMTLVHKDKETQPKKSTDLQFEYLEWSPEKVAEWICQLGFPQYKECFTTNFISGRKLIHINCSNLPQMGITDFEDMKLISQHTRELLGIEEPLFTRSISLPYRDNIGLFLEQKCHSGVKSDSLTLSEFVQAVGLQDYAPEITTPEEDAASYSIEP, via the exons ATGGTC GAGGCCTGGGCGCGTCGGCTAGTCTGCGTCACGGATGAAGTTCCAGAAGATTACGATTCCGGCCCCGGTGAAGATGAAGACCTGCAGCCTGAAAGACCAAAACTTCAGTCTCTTAAGGTGACTGAAGATGTCGAACCAGGCAGCATGACAGAGGCAGTCCCGGAGCTGCCTGTAGAGACTGACCAAGAGCCACAACCAGAGACGGAAGAAGAGGGCTTCAAAGAGGAGACACCGGCAAGTGCTAAGAATATACACCTACGCCTGAAACCCACCTGGACGTCCGAGGAAGAGGCTCCCCACAAGTCCAAGACAGACCTTTCTAGCGAGATTGAGCTAGGGATTCCCAAAAAGGTAAAGTCGGAGACATCCAGACAGATAGAAGTAGAGCTTTTCAAGGATTTGGAGGTCCCTGTGGACGAAAAGCGTGGGGAGCCAGAGGAGGAAGCCAAACCAGATGTCGCAGAGGATATACTAcgaaaggaaactgaggttccagGGGCCACAATCAGTGAGACAAGATTAGAGTTACTAGAGGGGACCAAACCAGCAGTTTGGGAGGAGTCACTTAGAGAGCAATATGGAAGGACAGGTCTGGAACCTACAGAGCAGACCAAACCGGAATTTCCAAGTGAGAAACCAAGAAAATCAATTGAAGAGGCAGATCTGCAGCCACCAAAGATGACCACACCAGAGATTCCAGAGGAGACACAAAGTAAGTCACCTGAGGAGAAAAGGACAGAGCCACCTGGGCAGGCCAAACCAGAGTTTCCAGAAGAGGAACCAAGTATGTCTACTGAGGAAACACAAAGAAAGTCAACTGAAGAGAAAATTCCAGAGCCACTAGAAGAGATCAAATCAGAGTTTTCTgaggaaaaatcaagaaaaccaaTTGAGGAGACAGTTCTAGAGCCATCAGGAAAGACCAAACCAGAAGTTCAAGAGGAGACACAAAGAAAGTCAACTGCAGAGAAAGTTCTAGAGCCACCAGAGGACACCAAACCCCCAGATCAAAAAGATAAGCAGAAAAAATCAACTGAGGAGACAGGTCTAGCACCATCACAGAAGTCCAGATCAGAAGAGACACTAAGAGAGTCGACTGAGGAGAAAGTTCCAGAGCCACCAGAACAGACTAAACCAGAGTTTCCAAAGAAAGAACCGAGAAAGTCAACTGAAGAAACAGGTCAGGTACCACCACAGAAGATCATACCAGAGGTGCaagagaagacacaaacagaGCCAACTAAGACGATAGATTCAGAGTTACCATATAAAGCCAAACCACTACTTAGAAGAGAGACACGTGTAGAATTTGCCAAGGAAGATAGGCCAGAACCAATCAGACTTACGCATTCTGTAGACAGGGATGAGCCAGAGTACTCTGACTATCAAACAAGAAAGTTGTTagtaaaagaaactaaagatgtttcAAAAGACTCTGTGTTAGAGTCTCTTCCAATAAGTGAAGTAGACTCAGTGAATACAGATTATGAGTTTTCTAAAGAACTCCAAAATCTGTTTCAGCCTTCTGATACCAATTATGAATTCTACTCatatttctctgagtctcagaggAATTTAAAAGAGTCCTCTAATGAAAAGAAAGATCTGTCCCCAGTGTCAATGACACTGGTACATAAAGATAAAGAaacccagccaaaaaaaagtACTGACCTACAATTTGAGTATCTTGAATGGAGCCCAGAGAAAGTTGCAGAGTGGATTTGCCAGCTAGGCTTCCCTCAATACAAG GAGTGTTTTACCACAAACTTCATCAGTGGCCGAAAACTCATCCACATAAACTGCTCAAACCTCCCTCAGATGGGTATAACAGATTTCGAGGACATGAAG ctaatttctcagcatACCCGGGAGCTGCTGGGAATTGAAGAGCCATTATTCACACGCTCCATCAGCCTTCCCTACAGGGACAATATCGGTTTATTTTTAGAGCAAAAATGTCATAGTGGAGTTAAATCTGATTCCTTGACCTTGTCTGAATTTGTGCAAGCAGTGGGATTACAGGATTATGCTCCAGAAATAACCACCCCTGAAGAGGATGCAGCATCATATTCCATTGAACCATAG